One window of the Cryptococcus gattii WM276 chromosome E, complete sequence genome contains the following:
- a CDS encoding ABC transporter ABCC.6, putative (Similar to TIGR gene model, INSD accession AAW43405.1): MRLQALPAWPVVVDTICVAVVLSTVLISLLQLIVAWVKSTRGGHIQLSESFEPKSKKELFETKLLYHVAKETPEDGEPVEVASFWKGVSPYKPFLLLKLLLQMIFAKALLTSVTFSSLAIQIVETVESPPYRGESWLYFLRFTTVSLTNIHLVALSTHYLITRNLNRHASLTKHICTISSILLFHWYFQTLGQYLWLSTNVHIPWTGYTSLGLTFLQTVISGLIPVGPKLWVDMTMIYTKAVRAKVEDSAATTFGGNLIEETSCSIFERLMFTFVYPMIIKTAKMHQVDIQDLPALQAEMRTQNMYHEFMGPKTAEGIRWKRHPTLSLLWTVWWPQRRAVGKALIFMFALCPLWYLPHICLQQILSILDDHTAVRWSAVAFAALMVFAKIGNMIITMQQYNMKLLTRNLFAIPEKKEGDKAVHTKADILNLISSDASSVQRVGWTFTNLFRSAVEMGLGCSYVWILLGPSGLCGLSTLILTCPPAYLLTRWEYSVFEKRLAIRDERVSLMQEAVQAISMIKMMATERFWYRRINRVREREFKKLIQAQVLGYISVLLYSAAPTVIVIVAFAHYTLVAKNELTATIAFTSIAVFDELRPALLDLPSSVAELLQEILGARRIANFLTTEDVEYFTDTTFNPSDPSTSEDGPLYIVGTVAWDVSKVYLASPSNPTADASSDNSENSKIGFRLMDLDIKFPRGKLTLVAGKFGSGKSLLLLALLGEARLVEGKISYMVSPIMDPQKIDKNDWSLFKNGVAYAPQTPWLLSQSIRDNILFGLPLDMERYRFVCFATGLMPDLELLEDADLTEIGERGKLLSGGQKARVSLARAVYSRASVLLLDDVISAVDAQTSQHIIKHCFSSSLMSGRTVILASHAVESLASLAAHAIYLDDGRCLWQGSGRQLLETGHMAHLKSESRSPSRLPSRLPSRERLKAEPKINRKDKKKGEKPGSLDVQAAKGNFEIREAIPKTPKQLVIEEERAVGAVDLIHWKNLLKLNGNGVYWGAAFTLMMAAVLTPVCERKVLSFRLHVFSWTQSTAYSVSGVIHGQMLESMLHAKMLFFTKTRAGSIIQRFGKDLNDILDCSNLLTEMIEGGMNIIISLISVSVYGGWTFCIVTILLLVAAWTPGKWYRASSRQVRRLQAVLPGPINAIYGETVAGATVIRAFGAQSVFIDELLRWSNMKITATIWTVAIARWLFLSLQVMDVIVRITALSLLLARASTTGAVAGFVLTFAGSISTYVNWMLVHLRNFELKGVSLERTSEYRTLPREDGTKLLADDTRYATDRQELDEEEDQLLGSWPEYGELKVEGLCARYGPDMPEILHDVTFKVKGGERIGIVGATGGGKSTLAKAFFSFVDITKGKIEIDGQDISTIPLGVVRSKLGIIAQDPILLSGSLRLNLDIEGKYSDEQLYTALRQVKLLKQSDSCPDLLSNDLTSSSTETSSQQENIFSNLDFEVKGGGENLSAGQRQLVVLARALLKRHRVLILDEATASIDSATDAEISRVVHEEFTNATVLIIAHRLRTIMPCSNILLMNKGNLIQQGSPLGLIHREGPFQDLCMAAGEEEYKHLIALAEEHDPSNKGDLVDLS; this comes from the exons ATGCGGCTTCAGGCATTGCCCGCCTGGCCCGTTGTGGTAGATACAATATGTGTCGCCGTCGTACTGTCTACTGTACTCATTTCATTATTGCAACTCATCGTGGCATGGGTCAAGAGCACACGTGGTGGGCATATTCAGCTTTCTGAATCTTTTGAACCCAAGAGCAAGAAGGAACTTTTCGAAACCAAACTATTATATCATGTTGCTAAGGAAACGCCTGAGGATGGCGAACCGGTAGAGGTTGCTAGCTTTTGGAAAGGTGTGAGTCCTTATAAGCCATTCCTATTATTAAAACTTTTGCTACAGATGATCTTTGCCAAGGCTCTCCTCACGTCGGTAACTTTCAGCAGTCTTGCGATACAAATTGTAGAAACAGTCGAGTCACCACCTTATCGTGGCGAATCATGGCTCTATTTTCTTAGGTTTACCACTGTATCCTTGACCAACATCCATCTCGTTGCGCTTTCCACGCACTATCTAATCACTCGCAATCTCAACAGACACGCTAGTCTGACTAAACACATTTGCACTATCTCTAGCATATTACTTTTTCACTGGTATTTCCAAACTCTGGGACAATATCTTTGGCTAAGTACAAATGTACATATTCCCTGGACCGGCTACACTTCGTTGGGCTTGACATTCCTTCAGACCGTTATTTCAGGTCTCATCCCTGTTGGCCCCAAGCTGTGGGTAGACATGACCATGATATACACTAAGGCAGTCCGTGCCAAAGTTGAGGACAGTGCTGCCACTACATTCGGTGGTAATCTTATTGAGGAGACCTCATGCTCAATCTTTGAAAGGCTGATGTTTACATTCGTTTACCCCATGATTATCAAAACTGCAAAGATGCATCAGGTTGACATCCAGGATCTCCCAGCTCTACAGGCTGAGATGAGGACGCAGAACATGTACCACGAGTTTATGGGACCCAAAACAGCCGAGGGCATCAGATGGAAGAGGCATCCAACGTTGTCGCTACTTTGGACAGTATGGTGGCCTCAGCGACGCGCGGTGGGCAAGG CCCTCATTTTCATGTTCGCTCTCTGCCCTCTGTGGTACCTTCCTCACATATGTCTCCAGCAAATTCTTAGTATCCTCGACGACCACACTGCCGTCCGATGGAGCGCTGTGGCATTCGCTGCTCTCATGGTTTTTGCTAAAATTGGCAACATGATCATTACTATGCAGCAGTACAATAT GAAACTCCTCACTCGGAACCTCTTTGCCATCCcggaaaagaaggaaggcGACAAAGCCGTTCATACCAAGGCCGATATTCTCAATCTCATTTCTTCTGACGCTTCCTCTGTGCAACGCGTCGGTTGGACTTTCACCAACCTTTTCCGATCAGCAGTTGAGATGGGTCTTGGATGCTCTTATGTATGGATTCTTCTTGGTCCCTCTGGTCTTTGCGGTCTTTCTACCCTCATTCTTACCTGTCCTCCCGCGTACTTGTTAACAAGGTGGGAATACTCTGTTTTCGAGAAGAGGCTTGCCATCAGGGATGAAAGGGTATCATTGATGCAGGAAGCCGTTCAGGCGATCTCGATGATCAAGATGATGGCAACAGAAAGGTTCTGGTATAGGAGGATCAATAGAGTGAGAGAAAGAGAATTCAAGAAATTGATCCAGGCTCAGGTCTTGGGCTACATCTCTGTTTTGCTTTA TTCGGCTGCCCCAACTGTCATTGTCATTGTTGCGTTTGCTCACTATACACTTGTCGCGAAGAATGAGCTTACAGCGACCATCGCATTT ACTTCCATTGCCGTTTTCGATGAACTCCGTCCAGCTCTTCTCGATCTACCTTCCAGCGTGGCTGAACTCCTCCAAGAGATTCTTGGTGCTCGGCGTATCGCCAATTTCCTCACTACCGAAGACGTCGAGTATTTCACTGATACTACTTTCAATCCCTCTGACCCTAGCACTTCAGAGGATGGCCCTCTTTACATCGTTGGTACTGTTGCATGGGATGTATCAAAGGTTTACCTTGCATCACCTAGCAATCCCACCGCCGACGCGTCTAGTGATAATTCGGAAAACAGCAAGATCGGATTCAGGCTTATGGATCTTGACATCAAGTTTCCCCGAGGGAAGTTGACTCTTGTGGCTGGTAAATTCGGTTCAGGAAAGTCGCTTTTGTTGTTGGCTTTACTAGGAGAAGCGAGGTTGGTTGAAGGGAAGATTTCGTACATGGTTTCTCCCATCATGGACCCTCAAAAGATTGACAAGAACGATTGGAGTCTGTTCAAGAACGGAGTGGCATACGCTCCCCAG ACACCTTGGCTTCTCAGTCAAAGTATTCGGGACAATATTCTTTTTGGTCTACCTCTTGATATGGAGCGCTACCGTTTTGTCTGCTTTGCCACTGGACTTATGCCTGATCTCGAGCTCCTCGAGGATGCCGACCTCACCGAGATTGGCGAACGAGGCAAGCTTCTCTCTGGTGGTCAAAAAGCTCGGGTCAGTTTGGCGCGTGCAGTTTACTCCAGAGCTTCTGTTCTTCTTTTGGACGATGTTATATCGGCGGTTGATGCTCAGACGAGTCAACATATCATCAAACACTGCTTCAGTTCCTCTCTAATGAGCGGTCGAACAGTCATCCTCGCCTCCCACGCTGTGGAATCTTTAGCGTCTTTGGCTGCCCATGCAATCTATCTGGATGATGGCAGATGTCTCTGGCAAGGTTCAGGAAGGCAGTTGCTTGAGACTGGACACATGGCCCATTTGAAGTCTGAGTCTAGATCACCCAGTCGCTTGCCCAGCAGGTTGCCAAGTAGAGAACGCCTTAAGGCTGAACCAAAGATTAACAGGAAAGATAAAAAGAAAGGTGAAAAGCCTGGATCGCTCGACGTTCAGGCAGCGAAAGGCAACTTTGAAATTCGCGAGGCAATCCCAAAAACTCCCAAACAGCTTGTaattgaagaagaaagggcCGTGGGAGCCGTGGATCTGATTCACTGGAAAAACCTGCTGAAGCTTAACGGCAATGGGGTCTATTGGGGGGCTGCTTTTACCCTCATGATGGCTGCTGTTCTGACACCCGTTTGTGAGAGGAAAGTCCTTTC CTTTCGCTTGCACGTATTTTCCTGGACACAGTCTACGGCTTATTCCGTTTCTGGGGTA ATCCACGGCCAGATGCTCGAGTCGATGTTGCATGCCAAAATGTTGTTCTTCACTAAGACTCGAGCAGGATCTATTATTCAACGTTTCGGCAAGGATCTT AATGACATCCTTGACTGTTCCAACTTGCTTACTGAAATGATCGAAGGGGGCATGAACA TTATCATCAGTTTGATATCAGTGTCCGTGTATGGTGGCTGGACATTCTGCATAGTGACCATTCTATTACTCGTCGCTGCTTGGACTCCA GGGAAATGGTATCGGGCATCTTCTCGACAAGTGCGTCGACTTCAAGCTGTCCTTCCAGGGCCCATCAATGCGATTTACGGAGAGACTGTGGCTGGTGCTACCGTTATTCGCGCCTTTGGTGCTCAGTCCGTTTTCATTGACG AACTCTTGAGATGGAGCAACATGAAGATCACTGCGACTATTTGGACTGTTGCTATTGCCCGATGGCTATTCT TGAGCTTGCAAGTCATGGATGTCATTGTCCGCATTACTgctctctctcttcttcttgctcgAGCTTCCACTACAGGTGCTGTCGCTGGCTTCGTCCTTACTTTCGCTGGTTCTATCTCCACTTATGTTAACTGGATGCTTGTTCATCTCCGCAATTTCGAACTCAAAGGTGTCAGTCTCGAACGCACTTCCGAATACAGAACGCTTCCACGTGAGGACGGTACGAAACTTCTTGCAGATGATACCCGGTATGCCACAGATAGACAAGAGctcgatgaagaagaagaccAGCTGCTCGGCAGCTGGCCCGAGTATGGCGAACTTAAGGTTGAAGGCCTATGTGCCCGATACGGCCCTGATATGCCTGAGATTCTCCATGATGTCACGTTCAAGGTGAAGGGAGGTGAAAGAATCGGAATTGTGGGCGCTACTGGTGGCGGAAAGTCAACCTTAGCAAAGGCGTTTTTCTCTTTTGTCGACATAACTAAAGGCAAGATTGAAATTGACGGCCAAG ATATTTCCACAATCCCCTTGGGAGTGGTACGGTCTAAGTTGGGTATCATCGCTCAAGATCCTATTCTACTTTCAGGCTCTCTGAGGCTGAACCTCGATATTGAAGGCAAATACTCCGACGAGCAGCTGTACACTGCGCTACGCCAAGTTAAGCTTCTCAAACAATCTGACTCTTGCCCTGACCTTCTCAGCAACGATCTCACATCTTCCAGCACTGAGACAAGCTCGCAGCAAGAAAATATTTTCTCAAATCTAGACTTTGAGGTAAAGGGCGGCGGAGAGAACTTATCAGCTGGCCAAAGGCAGCTTGTTGTGCTCGCTAGAGCGCTTCTGAAGAGACATCGCGTTTTGATCCTCGATGAAGCGACTGCCTCGATTGATTCAGCTACTGATGCTGAAATCAGTCGAGTTGTGCACGAGGAGTTCACCAATGCCACAGTACTTATAATCGCCCACCGATTGAGG ACTATCATGCCTTGCTCCAACATTCTTCTCATGAATAAAGGCAATCTAATTCAACAGGGTTCTCCACTCGGGCTTATTCACCGCGAGGGTCCATTCCAAGACCTGTGCATGGCAGctggggaagaagagtacAAACATCTTATTGCCCTAGCTGAGGAGCACGATCCGTCGAATAAGGGCGATCTTGTAGATCTTAGTTGA
- a CDS encoding uncharacterized protein (Similar to TIGR gene model, INSD accession AAW43407.1), whose amino-acid sequence MFVKRARPRPSLRARDSDLTDTASTLSPLAKSSITANDAQNSDDSIEIDSNEGSGSILGRKKGLKKEKTKDRLSKKASTLSFGGAADKDEGMAFKPKKSLLSQQLKLPSTPSTSDTTGTPSTMKTSGVYSREYLSELKAATPTRAPRGVTDTIEDDNAEDSSGLSRLAREKYASSFAQDTTAGIPDAATIAAAKMKRQAAIGGNGPASASAENDEDYISLESGDGKIAIYDAQQGPHPESRLMREEDEEGEGDEDLADYTGAKDKLFLGKNANKAAARRLRGEIGELIADREAEDEDDEETLEWERAQAQRSGLWAEKEPDKVVKKGYTPAPIPLARPLPTISSAQSRLTKALSDFEITKSHNDHNLDVVVQELADLEKQERELRIEVEKVEGKREYMEEFRRWVEMLGNFLEEKFPRLEEIEADALHIVQERSQSTNKRRADDDSDDLALCMGVAAPKEGEQEVDELGRARDATKVAGASSGVRRSRREQRESRRSKRIARKANTGDDEGYSTDSTLADADAEDYAAAQNRLAHRTYALLDDVKAEDFRDPEKGLAVRFGGWRKRDEEEYINAFGGLALVQAWEFWARGEMVGWEPLKGSAFLDSFRWFHSLHRYCHPRQPRADEDEDMDEEPPLSPEGDLVASMVSTAVVPLLTKIFEAGAYDPYSAPQTRRAVDLTDVVADLTSKDSRKFVALLNAILEVFHSHLLELSSAIIAVTGPDAIPPPAFNPASRSALSRFIHRRIKLLKNILMWKREAPQEVRGLVVRLVGEILRPVLSRTWESGGKELAQDVLSVATGSLSPDLVGFLQQGPSSRW is encoded by the exons ATGTTCGTCAAAAGAGCCAGGCCTCGTCCTTCTCTCCGTGCTCGCGATTCCGACCTTACCGACACTGCATCTACCTTGTCGCCTCTCGCCAAGTCCTCCATCACCGCTAATGATGCTCAAAATTCGGACGATTCTATTGAAATAGATTCAAACGAAGGCAGTGGCAGTATTCttgggaggaagaaagggctaaagaaggaaaagacGAAAGATAGGTTATCAAAAAAGGCTAGCACATTGAGTTTCGGCGGAGCTGCAGATAAGGATGAAGGGATGGCCTTCAAGCCCAAGAAATCACTTTTATCACAACAACTAAAACTTCCCTCTACTCCCAGTACATCCGACACGACTGGAACGCCAAGTACCATGAAAACCTCTGGAGTGTACTCTCGGGAATATCTCTCCGAGCTAAAGGCTGCGACACCGACCCGTGCTCCTCGTGGTGTGACAGATACTATCGAAGATGATAATGCCGAGGACTCGTCAGGTCTCAGTCGATTAGCCAGAGAAAAGTATGCTTCAAGTTTTGCGCAGGACACAACTGCAGGAATCCCTGATGCTGCAACCATCGCGGCGGCGAAGATGAAGCGTCAAGCAGCCATAGGAGGTAATGGGCCAGCAAGCGCATCCGCCGAGAATGACGAAGACTATATATCCTTGGAATCGGGCGACGGAAAGATTGCGATCTACGATGCTCAACAAGGGCCTCATCCTGAGAGCAGATTAAtgagagaagaggacgaagaaggtgaaggcGATGAAG ATTTGGCTGACTACACTGGAGCCAAGGATAAATTATTTCTAGGGAAGAATGCTAACAAGGCGGCGGCAAGAAGATTACGAGGCGAAATTGGTGAACTTATAGCGGACAG AGAGGccgaagatgaagatgacgaggaaACTTTGGAGTGGGAGAGAGCACAAGCGCAGCGGTCAGGGTTATGGGCGGAAAAGGAACCCGACAAAGTTGTCAAGAAGGGATATACTCCTGCACCTA TACCTCTCGCCCGGCCCCTTCCAACTATATCATCCGCTCAATCTCGCCTTACTAAAGCGCTTTCCGATTTCGAAATAACAAAGTCTCACAACGACCACAACCTTGATGTAGTCGTGCAAGAATTAGCTGATTTGGAGAAGCAAGAAAGGGAGCTGCGAATAGAAGTTGAAAAGGTTGAAGGGAAACGCGAATATATGGAGGAATTTAGACGATGGGTGGAGATGTTGGGCAATTTCCTGGAGGAAAAG TTCCCGAGATTAGAAGAAATTGAGGCAGACGCTTTGCATATCGTCCAGGAACGGTCCCAGTCGACTAACAAGCGCCGGGCTGATGATGACAGTGACGATCTTGCCCTCTGTATGGGTGTAGCCGCGCCGAAAGAGGGTGAACAAGAGGTCGACGAACTTGGTCGTGCGAGGGATGCTACGAAGGTAGCGGGAGCTAGCTCTGGCGTGAGACGCAGTAGACGAGAACAACGCGAGTCACGTCGGTCCAAACGAATAGCGCGAAAGGCAAATACCggggatgatgaaggatATTCCACGGATTCGACTCTTGCAGATGCCGATGCTGAAGATTATGCTGCTGCTCAGAATCGTCTGGCACATCGCACTTATGCCTTGCTGGACGATGTGAAGGCAGAAGACTTTAGAGATCCAGAGAAGGGTCTTGCAGTGAGGTTTGGTGGATGGAGAAAaagggatgaagaagaataTATAAATGCCTTTGGCGGTCTGGCCTTGGTGCAGGCTTGGGAATTCTGGGCGAGGGGGGAAATGGTAGGATGGGAGCCTCTGAAG GGTTCCGCATTTCTCGATTCTTTTCGATGGTTCCACTCGCTCCATCGCTACTGCCATCCTCGCCAACCCCGCGcggatgaagatgaggataTGGATGAGGAACCGCCTCTCAGCCCTGAAGGAGACCTCGTTGCGTCAATGGTATCGACTGCTGTTGTCCCTCTTTTGACCAAAATCTTTGAGGCTGGCGCCTATGATCCGTACTCGGCACCACAGACAAGGCGCGCGGTCGATTTGACGGACGTGGTGGCTGATTTAACAAGCAAAGACAGTCGCAAGTTTGTCGCGCTTTTGAACGCCATACTTGAAGTGTTTCActctcatcttctcgaACTCTCCTCAGCTATAATAGCTGTAACTGGCCCCGACGCCATTCCTCCACCCGCATTCAATCCCGCGTCTCGGTCAGCATTGAGTCGCTTCATCCATCGCCGAATTAAACTATTGAAGAACATTCTTATGTGGAAAAGAGAGGCTCCCCAAGAGGTTAGAGGGCTTGTAGTGAGATTAGTAGGGGAGATACTGCGACCGGTGTTGTCAAGAACATGGGAGTCTGGAGGAAAGGAATTAGCCCAGGAT GTGCTTTCGGTCGCTACTGGCTCACTGTCTCCTGATCTGGTAGGTTTCCTACAACAAGGACCCAGTAGCAGGTGGTAA
- a CDS encoding uncharacterized protein (Similar to TIGR gene model, INSD accession AAW43816.1): MSAAPHTLLLICDLQERKRQDIWEFDAMSSMISKMVRAAKILEIATLTTEQNSKALGTIEEVGQHLQQLQHNNLGIYKKNRLSMQTEGTRRGVDFNKYDTFIVTGIEAHVCILQTALDLLRLESKPTVFILADCISSGNNQEIPIALRRMERDGAIITTSESVLFELLGELQEHDYELVTNNGIGDADHPKFEALVDLIKEEKENTRKALAALL; this comes from the exons ATGAGCGCTGCACCGCACACTCTCTTACTCATTTGTGACCTCCAAGAGCGCAAGC GGCAAGACATCTGGGAGTTCGATGCTATGAGCTCGATGATCAGCAAGATGGTGAGAGCCGCCAAA ATCTTAGAAATCGCAACGCTCACTACAGAGCAGAACTCGAAAG CGCTTGGGACGATTGAAGAAGTGGGCCAACACCTGCAACAGCTGCAACACAATAATTTGGGCATCTACAAGAAAAACAGG CTTTCAATGCAAACAGAAGGCACTCGGAGGGGTGTCGATTTTAACAAATATGATACTTTCATTGTCACCGGCATAGAG GCTCATGTATGTATACTTCAGACAGCTTTAGATCTTCTGCGCCTAGAGTCGAAGCCTACCGTCTTCATCCTTGCCGACTGCATTTCTTCCGGGAATAACCAAGAAATTCCGATTGCCCtgagaaggatggagagagatggGGCGATTATCACCACAAGTGAATCAGTATTATTTGAGCTTCTCGGTGAGTTACAAGAACATGATTACGAGTTAGTGACTAACAATGGAATAGGCGATGCCGATCATCCAAAGTTTGAAGCTCTAGTTGACCTCAtcaaggaggagaaggagaatACTCGCAAGGCATTAGCAGCACTCTTGTAA